From the genome of Caloranaerobacter sp. TR13, one region includes:
- the panD gene encoding aspartate 1-decarboxylase, with translation MMLNLFKSKIHRATVTEANLNYVGSITIDEALMDAAGIIENERVQVVNINNGARLETYVIKGERNSGVICLNGAAARLVQPGDKVIIIAYCWVDKEEAEKLKPKVVFVDENNKILDVANKEEHGEIR, from the coding sequence ATGATGCTTAACTTATTTAAAAGTAAGATACACAGAGCAACCGTAACAGAGGCCAATTTAAATTATGTAGGAAGTATTACAATAGATGAGGCTTTGATGGATGCAGCTGGTATTATTGAGAATGAACGTGTACAGGTTGTTAATATTAATAATGGTGCAAGACTTGAGACATATGTGATAAAAGGAGAAAGAAATAGTGGAGTAATATGTCTAAATGGAGCAGCAGCTAGATTAGTACAGCCAGGAGATAAAGTAATAATTATTGCATATTGTTGGGTTGACAAAGAAGAGGCAGAAAAACTAAAGCCAAAAGTAGTTTTTGTTGATGAGAATAATAAAATATTGGATGTTGCTAATAAAGAAGAACATGGAGAGATAAGATAA
- a CDS encoding PTS fructose transporter subunit EIIC, protein MNDLKEILKDTRQHLMTGVSYMIPFVVAGGILLALSVALYGQGAVPPEGTWLYDLFFIGVRGFQLMIPILAGFIAYSISERPGIAPAAIAAYVGNEMGAGFFGAIIAGLLGGIVVYYLKKIKVPAVFRSVMPIFIIPIVGTFITAGLMQWVIGAPIASLTDGLTAWLKGLQSGSIIILAIIMGLMDAFDMGGPVNKVAYAFTIMAVSQGLYKIAAINAVGVAVPPIGMGLATFLAKNKYTESEREAGKASILMGLVGITEGAIPFAAADPLKVIPSIMVGAAAGSALAAILGAENMVAWGGFIVLPAVTGKIQYIISILTGSVVTAIMVNLLKKPIEDKIDEKSDVSNIGEEIDLSFE, encoded by the coding sequence ATGAATGATTTAAAAGAAATTTTAAAGGACACAAGACAGCATCTTATGACAGGAGTTTCATACATGATACCATTCGTAGTTGCTGGGGGGATTTTATTAGCATTATCTGTAGCATTATATGGACAAGGGGCTGTACCTCCAGAAGGAACATGGCTCTATGACTTGTTCTTTATAGGTGTTAGAGGTTTTCAGTTAATGATACCGATATTAGCAGGCTTTATAGCATATTCAATTTCAGAGAGACCCGGGATTGCACCTGCGGCTATAGCAGCATATGTGGGTAATGAAATGGGAGCTGGATTTTTCGGGGCAATAATAGCTGGTTTACTAGGTGGAATAGTTGTATATTACTTAAAGAAAATTAAAGTTCCTGCAGTATTTAGATCAGTAATGCCTATATTTATCATACCGATAGTTGGTACATTTATTACAGCTGGATTAATGCAATGGGTTATAGGAGCACCAATAGCTTCTTTAACTGATGGATTAACAGCATGGTTAAAAGGTTTACAAAGTGGAAGTATTATTATATTAGCAATTATAATGGGTCTGATGGATGCATTTGACATGGGTGGCCCAGTAAATAAAGTTGCATATGCATTTACTATTATGGCTGTTTCACAAGGTCTGTATAAGATAGCTGCTATTAATGCAGTAGGTGTTGCGGTTCCACCTATAGGAATGGGCCTTGCTACTTTTTTAGCAAAAAATAAATATACTGAATCAGAGAGAGAAGCTGGTAAAGCATCAATATTAATGGGACTTGTTGGTATTACTGAAGGGGCTATTCCATTTGCAGCAGCAGACCCATTAAAAGTTATTCCATCTATAATGGTTGGTGCAGCAGCTGGTAGTGCTTTAGCTGCAATATTAGGTGCAGAAAATATGGTAGCTTGGGGAGGGTTTATTGTATTACCTGCAGTTACTGGCAAAATTCAATATATTATTTCTATATTAACAGGTTCAGTTGTTACAGCTATAATGGTAAACTTATTAAAGAAGCCTATTGAAGATAAAATTGATGAAAAATCTGATGTATCAAACATAGGAGAAGAAATTGATTTATCTTTTGAGTAA
- the panB gene encoding 3-methyl-2-oxobutanoate hydroxymethyltransferase, with amino-acid sequence MSEKFTTASFLKAKAEGRKITMLTAYDYSTAKLLDEVGVDSILVGDSLGMVMLGYENTLQVTIEDIIHHTKAVSRGVNRALIIADMPFLSYHVSIEDTIRNAGRLIKEGGAHAVKLEGGENIIDKVKALVSAQIPVCGHLGLTPQSVNVLGGFKVQGKSIENAKKIIEDAILLEKAGVFAIVLEAVPEPLAKIITEKISIPTIGIGAGRYCDGQVLVLQDMLGMFSDFTPKFVKKFRDLGKEIRDGVKEYIKEVCEGTFPEVKHTFKMSQEVVDKLKD; translated from the coding sequence ATGAGTGAAAAATTTACAACTGCTAGTTTTTTAAAGGCTAAAGCTGAAGGAAGAAAAATTACTATGCTTACTGCTTATGACTACTCAACAGCAAAACTTTTAGATGAAGTAGGAGTAGATAGTATACTTGTAGGAGATTCTTTGGGAATGGTAATGTTGGGATATGAAAATACTTTGCAGGTGACTATTGAAGATATTATACACCATACTAAAGCTGTATCTAGAGGAGTAAATAGAGCATTGATAATAGCCGACATGCCTTTTTTATCTTATCATGTCAGCATAGAGGATACTATTAGAAATGCGGGCAGATTGATAAAGGAAGGTGGAGCTCATGCTGTTAAATTAGAAGGTGGAGAAAATATAATTGATAAGGTTAAAGCGTTAGTTAGTGCACAAATACCAGTATGTGGACACTTGGGACTTACACCTCAATCAGTCAATGTATTAGGAGGATTTAAGGTTCAAGGAAAAAGTATTGAAAATGCTAAGAAGATTATAGAAGATGCAATTTTATTAGAGAAAGCTGGAGTTTTTGCTATAGTTTTAGAGGCAGTACCAGAGCCACTTGCTAAGATAATAACGGAAAAAATTTCGATACCAACTATTGGAATAGGCGCTGGAAGGTATTGTGATGGCCAAGTTTTAGTATTACAAGATATGTTAGGTATGTTTAGTGATTTTACTCCTAAATTTGTGAAAAAGTTTAGAGATTTAGGTAAAGAAATAAGAGATGGTGTTAAAGAATATATAAAAGAAGTTTGCGAAGGTACATTTCCAGAAGTTAAGCATACTTTTAAAATGAGCCAAGAGGTTGTTGACAAGCTTAAAGACTAA
- a CDS encoding CoA pyrophosphatase translates to MNINYIRKKISNRKGRALGIEKDFSVLLPLIKVKDELHILYEVRSKKLDTQPGEISFPGGMVENGETYKDAAVRETIEELNIGKENIAIIGELDYIMTPFNISIYPFVGLLKDLKTDSIDFNYDEVEEIFTVPLSFFIESEPLKYYIHIEPRTDDDFPYHLIQNGKDYNWRKGKYPVYFYKYEDYIIWGITARITKNFIDIIKSST, encoded by the coding sequence ATGAATATAAATTACATTCGAAAGAAAATAAGTAATAGAAAAGGTAGAGCTTTAGGAATAGAAAAAGATTTTAGTGTTTTACTACCTTTAATAAAGGTCAAAGATGAATTGCATATACTATACGAGGTGAGATCAAAAAAATTAGATACACAGCCTGGTGAAATTTCTTTCCCCGGAGGAATGGTAGAAAACGGTGAAACCTATAAAGATGCAGCTGTAAGAGAAACTATTGAAGAATTAAATATAGGTAAAGAAAATATTGCTATAATTGGTGAGTTAGATTATATAATGACGCCATTTAATATATCTATATATCCATTTGTTGGGTTATTGAAAGACTTAAAAACTGATAGTATAGACTTTAACTATGACGAAGTTGAAGAAATTTTTACAGTTCCTTTAAGCTTTTTTATAGAAAGTGAACCACTTAAATATTATATTCATATAGAACCACGAACAGACGATGATTTTCCATATCATTTGATACAAAATGGAAAAGATTATAACTGGAGGAAAGGCAAATATCCTGTTTACTTTTATAAATATGAGGATTATATAATATGGGGTATTACGGCAAGGATAACTAAAAATTTTATAGATATAATAAAATCTAGCACATAA
- the panC gene encoding pantoate--beta-alanine ligase, which produces MDIIKSIDQMKNIIADEKAKGKSIGFVPTMGYLHDGHLSLMKRAKEENDVVVVSIFVNPIQFGQGEDYEVYPRDIERDSKLAESVGVDYIFAPEVKEMYPEGYNTFVEVLGVTDKLCGASRPGHFRGVTTIVMKLFNVVTPDKAYFGQKDAQQVYVIKQMVRDLNMDVKIISCPIVREHDGLALSSRNTYLSEEERKQALVLSKSLFWAQNMINKGERNAKTLIEGIKSMINEMPLADIDYVEIIDYDTFREVEKLKGNILIALAVKIGKTRLIDNILVEVE; this is translated from the coding sequence ATGGATATAATAAAAAGCATTGATCAAATGAAAAATATAATTGCAGACGAAAAAGCTAAAGGAAAATCAATAGGCTTTGTTCCTACTATGGGTTATTTACATGATGGACATCTTTCATTAATGAAAAGAGCAAAAGAAGAGAATGATGTAGTAGTAGTAAGTATATTTGTTAATCCTATACAGTTTGGACAGGGAGAAGATTATGAAGTTTATCCAAGAGATATTGAAAGAGATAGTAAACTAGCAGAAAGTGTCGGGGTAGATTATATATTTGCACCAGAAGTTAAAGAAATGTATCCAGAAGGCTATAATACCTTTGTTGAAGTATTAGGTGTTACAGATAAATTATGTGGAGCTTCAAGACCAGGACATTTTAGAGGAGTTACTACAATTGTTATGAAGTTATTTAATGTTGTAACTCCTGATAAAGCATATTTTGGACAAAAAGATGCCCAACAAGTATATGTTATAAAGCAAATGGTTAGAGATTTAAATATGGATGTTAAAATAATATCATGCCCGATAGTTAGAGAACATGATGGATTAGCACTAAGTTCAAGAAACACATATTTATCAGAAGAAGAGAGAAAACAGGCTTTAGTTTTATCAAAAAGTTTGTTTTGGGCACAGAATATGATTAATAAAGGTGAAAGAAATGCAAAAACTTTAATTGAAGGTATAAAATCTATGATAAATGAAATGCCATTAGCAGATATTGATTATGTTGAAATAATAGACTATGATACTTTTAGAGAAGTAGAAAAACTTAAAGGTAATATTTTAATTGCATTAGCAGTAAAAATTGGGAAAACAAGATTAATAGACAATATATTAGTGGAGGTAGAATAA
- a CDS encoding Rossmann-like and DUF2520 domain-containing protein: MKIGFIGAGKVGCAFGKYLKDNNFDVVGYYSRKFESAQKGAKEVKGVAFRNLQELLDLAQLIFITTLDDVIKKVADEISKHYDIKKGQIFVHMSGALSSKELFSLKQRGAYIYSLHPLQSFADINSALISLKSTVFTVEGDKEKINILEDMMEKCGNRFFTITEELKGLYHASACVVSNYLVTLIDYGLKFYEIMGVDEELAIEAVYPLIKGTIENIRKLGPKKALTGPIKRGDVGTIVKHIESLEGFAPELLNLYKILGYETVKLTEGNKNNKSILELKKILKEV, encoded by the coding sequence ATGAAGATAGGCTTCATAGGGGCAGGGAAAGTAGGGTGTGCTTTTGGAAAATATCTAAAAGATAATAACTTTGATGTTGTAGGATACTATAGTAGAAAGTTTGAATCTGCACAAAAAGGAGCTAAAGAAGTCAAAGGCGTTGCTTTTAGAAATTTACAAGAATTATTAGATTTAGCACAATTGATATTTATAACGACTCTTGATGATGTAATTAAAAAAGTAGCTGATGAAATATCCAAACATTACGATATTAAAAAAGGTCAGATTTTCGTTCATATGAGCGGAGCATTATCTTCAAAAGAACTTTTTTCACTGAAACAGAGAGGAGCTTATATATATAGCTTGCATCCATTACAATCATTTGCAGATATAAATTCTGCTTTAATAAGTCTAAAATCTACAGTATTTACTGTAGAAGGGGATAAAGAAAAAATAAATATACTAGAGGATATGATGGAAAAATGCGGCAATAGGTTCTTTACAATAACAGAAGAGTTGAAAGGACTTTATCATGCTTCAGCATGTGTAGTATCGAATTATTTAGTTACCTTGATTGATTATGGTTTAAAGTTTTATGAAATTATGGGAGTAGATGAAGAATTAGCAATAGAAGCTGTATATCCATTAATTAAAGGAACTATTGAAAATATAAGAAAACTTGGGCCTAAAAAAGCTTTGACTGGTCCTATAAAAAGAGGAGATGTTGGTACAATAGTTAAACATATTGAAAGTTTAGAAGGTTTTGCACCAGAATTACTAAATTTATATAAAATTTTAGGTTATGAGACTGTTAAATTGACTGAAGGAAATAAGAACAATAAATCTATTTTGGAATTAAAAAAAATATTAAAAGAGGTGTAG